One region of Polynucleobacter sp. SHI8 genomic DNA includes:
- a CDS encoding cupin domain-containing protein, which yields MSPTEFMRDYWQKKPLLVRGAIPAFAQNPELTSPISSKELYELAGYDLVESRLVKRNPWTLEHGPHTVRKIPKINQKDWTLLIQGMEGWHPAAAQVLSWFRFIPDYRLDDLMISIAGPGGGVGPHLDSYDVFLIQMEGRRTWKIQSNPKKGFIEELPLKILEQFNPSDEWTLNPGDLLYLPPQIAHDGIALDPGTQTWSVGFRSLSWRELLQETLWRLADQLEDDLSLGQILTDPHQSATDRPSKIPSHLTQSLKNRFNELPWHGKNLDELLEFALGEILSEPKPQVVFSPPIDLLSEGEFRAACVLQGLHVHPQTRLNISGDYLFCNGAILTYIDKKSEAYEYWLLFAHQRGFLPKQCRRFLAYPSMFEHIYEGYTNGWFELGEYD from the coding sequence ATGAGTCCTACTGAATTTATGCGTGATTATTGGCAAAAGAAACCGCTTCTGGTTCGTGGCGCAATTCCAGCCTTTGCCCAAAATCCTGAGCTGACCAGTCCAATTTCTAGTAAGGAACTATATGAACTTGCAGGCTACGACCTTGTTGAGTCACGACTAGTCAAAAGAAATCCCTGGACTTTGGAACATGGTCCTCACACTGTCCGTAAAATCCCTAAAATCAATCAAAAAGACTGGACTTTGCTGATTCAAGGGATGGAAGGTTGGCATCCAGCTGCAGCCCAAGTCTTATCTTGGTTTCGTTTTATTCCTGATTATCGTTTAGATGATTTGATGATTAGTATTGCCGGTCCTGGCGGTGGTGTTGGACCGCACCTTGACTCCTATGATGTCTTCCTCATTCAAATGGAGGGTCGTCGTACTTGGAAAATTCAGTCAAATCCAAAAAAAGGATTTATCGAAGAACTCCCTCTGAAAATTTTGGAACAATTTAATCCAAGCGATGAATGGACTCTAAATCCTGGCGATTTATTGTACCTACCGCCGCAAATTGCGCATGATGGCATTGCTCTAGATCCTGGCACACAAACGTGGTCGGTTGGCTTTCGCTCACTCAGCTGGCGCGAGCTTCTTCAAGAGACATTATGGCGCTTGGCAGATCAACTCGAGGACGATTTAAGTCTAGGCCAGATTCTGACAGACCCACATCAATCTGCCACAGATCGACCTTCCAAAATACCTTCGCATTTAACCCAGTCTCTAAAAAATCGCTTTAATGAACTTCCTTGGCATGGCAAAAATTTAGATGAATTACTGGAATTTGCTCTCGGTGAAATCCTCTCAGAACCTAAACCTCAAGTTGTTTTTTCACCACCAATTGACCTCCTTTCCGAAGGTGAATTCAGGGCAGCATGTGTTCTTCAAGGTTTACATGTCCACCCACAAACACGCTTAAATATAAGTGGAGATTACCTGTTTTGTAATGGTGCGATCCTAACTTATATTGATAAGAAATCAGAGGCTTACGAATACTGGCTGCTGTTTGCTCATCAACGAGGCTTCCTTCCAAAGCAATGTCGCCGTTTCTTGGCCTACCCTTCGATGTTTGAACATATTTATGAGGGTTACACCAATGGCTGGTTCGAATTAGGGGAATATGACTAA
- a CDS encoding tripartite tricarboxylate transporter substrate binding protein gives MKKYLVHLSWVLIALIPVWSVAQTNYPQKPIRLIVPFPPGGSTDIFSRMLGEKLTLIWKQPVIIENKAGASGQIAVNEVLKAPADGYTVFMGHIGTLAVNPSLFKNLSYDPVKDFAPISRIALVPNIFVVNPNQPFKTIQELITYAKANPGKLTYSSGGSGGAAHIAMEYFKLVTKTDILHIPYKGTAPAVMDLLGGQVSMTMTGAPPLMQHIVAKKVVPLGVSSLKRIDVLPQVATLSESGVPELKGFDATQWYGVVVKAGTPREIVDKLNQGTRMAFDTIEAKEKLRNEGAIVQVDTPEEFRGFIKSETLRWGKVVREANITPN, from the coding sequence ATGAAAAAGTATTTAGTTCATTTATCGTGGGTATTGATTGCTTTGATTCCAGTATGGAGTGTTGCGCAAACCAACTATCCGCAAAAGCCAATCCGACTGATCGTGCCGTTTCCTCCGGGTGGATCGACTGATATTTTTTCTAGAATGTTGGGTGAAAAATTAACACTGATTTGGAAACAACCCGTGATTATTGAAAACAAAGCTGGAGCGAGCGGGCAAATCGCGGTCAATGAAGTGCTCAAAGCCCCCGCCGATGGTTACACTGTTTTTATGGGGCATATCGGTACATTGGCAGTCAATCCATCTTTATTTAAAAATCTCTCCTATGATCCCGTCAAAGATTTTGCGCCTATCAGTAGGATAGCTTTGGTACCCAATATTTTTGTTGTTAACCCCAATCAGCCATTTAAAACCATTCAAGAGTTAATTACATACGCAAAAGCCAATCCAGGCAAACTCACCTATAGCTCAGGTGGTAGTGGTGGTGCTGCGCATATTGCCATGGAATATTTTAAATTGGTTACTAAAACGGATATTTTGCATATTCCGTACAAAGGCACTGCGCCAGCAGTGATGGATTTATTAGGCGGACAAGTTAGTATGACGATGACGGGAGCCCCCCCACTCATGCAACACATAGTGGCAAAGAAAGTTGTGCCTTTAGGAGTATCTAGCTTAAAACGGATTGACGTACTGCCACAGGTAGCAACCTTATCCGAATCAGGAGTTCCCGAGCTCAAAGGCTTTGATGCTACGCAGTGGTATGGAGTGGTTGTAAAAGCAGGTACACCCCGCGAGATTGTCGATAAACTAAATCAGGGGACAAGAATGGCTTTTGACACGATCGAAGCCAAAGAGAAACTGCGCAATGAAGGAGCCATAGTTCAAGTGGATACCCCAGAGGAATTCCGTGGCTTTATTAAATCTGAAACCCTACGTTGGGGGAAGGTGGTTCGTGAAGCAAATATTACTCCGAATTAA
- a CDS encoding enoyl-CoA hydratase/isomerase family protein, with product MSEPQEELDDLIIEHEEFIRILRINRPHRRNALSEALKMKMMNAILDAEEDPEVRVLVITGTGEDAFCAGADLKNIHHNDQVGIKFRTPMNRVERNIFELVYETKKPVIAAINGSAVAGGFELALACNLRVTHDAAMFGLPETKIGMGANFGSVLLPRLIGITHALDMLLTGEYITAARANDLGLINRLVSKEKVLSTALELARVIASNAPISVRRVKAVALKGLDMPVAAALRQDPGLNPYLSEDRQEGITARLEKRQPVWKNC from the coding sequence ATGAGTGAACCCCAAGAAGAGTTAGATGATTTAATCATTGAACATGAGGAGTTTATTAGAATCCTCAGGATCAATCGTCCGCATCGTCGCAATGCATTATCTGAGGCTCTCAAAATGAAGATGATGAATGCCATATTAGACGCCGAAGAAGATCCTGAAGTTCGGGTTTTAGTCATTACTGGAACTGGTGAAGACGCCTTTTGCGCAGGTGCAGATCTCAAAAACATCCACCACAATGATCAAGTGGGTATCAAGTTTCGTACACCCATGAATCGTGTGGAACGTAATATTTTTGAGCTGGTATATGAAACAAAAAAACCGGTGATTGCTGCTATTAATGGGAGTGCAGTAGCTGGTGGTTTTGAGCTAGCATTAGCATGTAATCTAAGAGTGACCCATGATGCTGCAATGTTTGGATTGCCGGAAACAAAGATTGGCATGGGTGCTAATTTTGGGTCCGTATTATTGCCCCGACTGATTGGTATTACTCACGCTTTAGACATGTTACTTACTGGAGAGTACATTACTGCGGCCAGAGCAAATGATTTGGGCTTAATCAATCGATTGGTATCTAAAGAAAAGGTTTTATCCACGGCTCTTGAGCTCGCACGAGTCATTGCAAGTAATGCCCCTATCTCAGTGCGACGTGTCAAAGCAGTGGCGCTAAAAGGGTTAGATATGCCCGTTGCAGCAGCGCTTCGTCAGGACCCTGGATTAAATCCCTACTTAAGTGAAGATCGTCAAGAGGGGATTACTGCCAGATTAGAAAAACGTCAACCTGTTTGGAAAAATTGTTAA
- a CDS encoding CoA transferase — protein sequence MQSSSSTQATPKGPLDGVVVVDLSSVVVGPVCSLTLADHGAEVIKIESPEGDLMRQLGGGGRNPGMTGKFMNFNRNKKSICIDLKNAKGQEILIRLLKKADVFVTNMRPGALQKLGLDWLSLQAHNPQLIYCQMLAFGRGGAYFNRPAYDTVIQSSAGFAATFEKSAGEPRFVPMVVTDHITGLVSAQAIGFALYRRTQVGQGELLEIPMFETAAAFVLREHMGNMTFEPPIGPIGDARVLDKNNRPAKTADGYISISPNTDAQAFAFFDAIGRPELKDDPRFCNVAIRTKNSEAYYQLRSTSLGSKTSEEWIEIFEKSDIPCMRYNSLEDLLKDPHLQDVGFLQEIEHPTEGKIQQIGLTNQFSGGMREDFLPAPKLGENTTEVMQQFGFSMTEIEAAIAAQAVKQDVRKGNAI from the coding sequence ATGCAAAGCAGTTCATCAACACAAGCAACTCCAAAAGGACCATTAGATGGCGTTGTTGTAGTTGATTTATCCTCCGTCGTGGTTGGCCCAGTATGCTCACTTACCCTAGCGGATCATGGCGCCGAAGTCATTAAAATTGAATCTCCTGAAGGTGATTTAATGCGCCAACTTGGAGGCGGTGGTAGAAACCCAGGTATGACTGGAAAGTTCATGAACTTTAACCGTAATAAAAAATCAATATGTATTGATTTGAAAAACGCCAAAGGTCAAGAGATACTGATTCGATTATTAAAAAAAGCAGATGTCTTTGTGACCAACATGCGTCCAGGAGCATTACAAAAACTGGGATTGGATTGGTTGAGTTTACAAGCGCACAACCCACAATTAATTTATTGTCAGATGTTGGCATTTGGACGAGGTGGAGCTTACTTTAATCGACCAGCTTATGACACCGTGATTCAATCATCGGCGGGCTTTGCCGCAACTTTTGAAAAATCTGCAGGAGAACCAAGATTTGTGCCGATGGTTGTGACAGATCACATCACTGGCCTAGTGAGTGCCCAAGCGATTGGCTTTGCACTATATCGACGAACTCAAGTAGGGCAGGGAGAACTCCTTGAGATTCCGATGTTTGAAACTGCAGCCGCATTTGTCTTAAGAGAGCATATGGGGAATATGACATTTGAGCCACCCATAGGCCCGATTGGTGATGCGCGGGTGCTAGATAAGAATAACCGACCAGCCAAAACAGCTGACGGATATATATCGATTTCACCAAACACGGATGCACAGGCATTTGCTTTTTTTGATGCGATTGGACGACCAGAGTTAAAAGATGATCCACGTTTTTGTAACGTTGCGATTCGAACTAAAAATAGTGAAGCTTATTACCAACTTCGATCGACTTCACTTGGCAGTAAAACATCAGAAGAGTGGATAGAAATTTTTGAGAAGTCAGATATTCCATGTATGCGATATAACTCTTTAGAAGATTTATTGAAAGACCCCCATTTACAGGACGTAGGTTTTTTGCAGGAAATCGAACATCCTACTGAAGGGAAGATTCAGCAAATCGGTTTAACCAATCAGTTTTCAGGTGGCATGCGTGAGGATTTTTTACCTGCGCCAAAACTTGGTGAAAACACGACCGAAGTGATGCAACAATTTGGTTTTAGTATGACTGAAATTGAGGCTGCGATTGCAGCACAAGCGGTGAAACAAGACGTTCGGAAAGGTAATGCAATATGA